A genomic segment from Nicotiana sylvestris chromosome 1, ASM39365v2, whole genome shotgun sequence encodes:
- the LOC104245450 gene encoding COBRA-like protein 1 codes for MKSLTSSTFEELYLCSKLLSQETNMDLISFGTGCFPLIFVLIITMCTLSDCYDSLDPSGNIAVTYDIVRWTDDGYQARITIQNYHQYRHIEKPGWQLGWTWAGTEVIWSMSGAFTTKQGNCSTFKSEIPHCCKKDPIIVDLAPEAPLEKRSDGCCHGGFLAASAINPSGSSVSFDMKVGNLRGNYTAHKPLNLTLMAPGLGYTCDEFVDTDPTISSVIEGKRQEQVIRTWKSTCTYSTFLANRSPTCCVSLSTFYNPEVTPCRLCSCGCKLADNEAKSCIRQSSSPLSERELVQCTDHMCPLRVHWHIMKNYRNYWRVKLTISNYNLGKNYSNWNVVVQHPGFSQLATVYSFNNTVLPTVGVPDEVALFWGLDFYNDALLQAEEKQVGSVTTEILLLKDMSSFTLSNGWAFPRRVYFNGENCEMPLPDTFPMLPNGYSKNKPYSSHLSVLVLIYLTYKTINFWS; via the exons ATGAAAAGTTTGACCTCTTCTACTTTTGAAGAACTATATCTCTGCTCCAAATTGCTTTCTCAAGAAACGAACATGGACTTGATCAGTTTTGGAACAGGGTGTTTTCCCCTGATTTTTGTATTGATAATTACCATGTGCACTCTTTCAG ATTGTTATGACTCTCTGGATCCTAGTGGAAATATTGCAGTTACGTATGACATTGTTAGATGGACAGATGATGGTTATCAG GCAAGGATAACCATTCAAAATTACCATCAGTATAGACATATCGAGAAACCGGGCTGGCAATTAGGATGGACATGGGCTGGTACTGAGGTTATTTGGTCAATGTCTGGTGCTTTTACCACCAAAcaagggaattgttcaaccttcAAGTCTGAAATTCCACATTGTTGCAAGAAAGATCCTATTATTGTTGATCTCGCCCCTGAAGCTCCACTAGAAAAAAGATCAGATGGTTGCTGTCACGGTGGATTTCTTGCTGCCTCGGCTATTAATCCTTCCGGTTCTTCCGTATCCTTTGATATGAAAGTTGGAAACTTGAGGGGCAATTATACAGCTCACAAGCCTTTAAATCTCACATTAATGGCTCCAGGACTTGGTTATACTTGTGATGAATTTGTGGACACTGATCCAACAATATCTTCGGTTATAGAAGGCAAAAGACAAGAACAAGTTATCA GGACATGGAAATCAACATGTACATACTCAACTTTCTTGGCGAACAGATCACCAACCTGTTGTGTTTCTCTTTCAACATTTTACAATCCTGAGGTGACACCATGTCGTTTGTGTAGCTGTGGATGTAAATTAGCTGACAATGAAGCAAAATCATGCATTAG ACAAAGTTCATCACCGTTGTCTGAGCGCGAGCTAGTTCAGTGCACTGATCATATGTGTCCACTTCGAGTTCACTGGCACATTATGAAGAATTACAGGAATTATTGGAGAGTGAAATTGACCATTTCCAATTACAACTTAGGTAAAAACTATTCCAACTGGAATGTGGTAGTCCAACATCCTGGTTTTAGCCAGCTAGCAACTGTCTACAGCTTCAACAATACAGTGCTCCCAACTGTTGGTGTCCCAG ATGAAGTTGCACTCTTCTGGGGTTTAGATTTTTACAACGATGCGTTGTTGCAAGCTGAAGAAAAGCAAGTAGGATCTGTGACGACAGAGATACTTTTGCTTAAGGACATGAGTTCATTTACACTTAGTAATGGATGGGCTTTTCCAAGAAGAGTATATTTCAATGGTGAGAACTGTGAAATGCCTCTTCCAGATACTTTCCCTATGCTTCCAAATGGTTACTCAAAGAATAAACCTTATAGCAGCCATCTTTCTGTTCTAGTCTTGATTTATTTGACTTACAAAACAATTAATTTTTGGTCCTAG
- the LOC138889156 gene encoding ATG8-interacting protein 2: MDAETAEFQDWEMLHPNSNSDSESLITAASAGNTNGVDDEIGSETGGIVQVNYFSIDSQSRYMSGFTCADGSDEVSEESDNPSWIDPGSENRFTMKNSGEFWSDSGSEQSETRKFGEYEGRDELCFQGNEEIKSENGKNPENGEAEGEKKNEITEVAEQRKTGEQTRSVVWWKVPIELLKFCAFRASPVWTLSVAAAVMGLVILGRRLYKLKKKTKALELKVTVDDKKVSQFMTRAARLNEAFSIVKRVPLIRPQLPAAGVTPWPVMSLR, translated from the coding sequence ATGGATGCTGAGACAGCGGAGTTTCAAGATTGGGAGATGCTTCACCCGAACTCCAACTCCGACTCTGAATCGTTAATTACTGCTGCCTCAGCCGGAAATACGAACGGCGTCGACGATGAAATTGGATCAGAGACGGGTGGTATAGTTCAGGTCAATTACTTCTCTATAGATTCTCAGAGCAGGTACATGAGTGGTTTTACTTGTGCTGATGGAAGCGATGAGGTTTCTGAAGAATCGGATAATCCGAGTTGGATTGATCCTGGTTCAGAAAACCGGTTTACCATGAAGAATTCCGGGGAGTTCTGGTCTGATTCCGGCAGTGAACAGTCCGAAACACGAAAATTCGGTGAATATGAGGGTAGAGATGAATTGTGTTTCCAAGGAAATGAAGAGATAAAAAGTGAAAATGGGAAAAATCCGGAAAATGGAGAAGCTGAAGgtgaaaaaaagaatgaaataaCTGAAGTAGCAGAACAGAGGAAAACAGGGGAACAGACGAGGAGCGTTGTGTGGTGGAAGGTGCCAATTGAACTTCTAAAGTTTTGTGCATTTAGGGCTAGCCCTGTGTGGACACTTTCTGTAGCTGCTGCTGTAATGGGATTAGTTATTTTGGGTCGTAGATTGTATAAGCTGAAGAAAAAGACTAAGGCATTGGAGCTGAAAGTAACTGTGGATGACAAGAAAGTATCTCAATTCATGACTCGTGCTGCACGCCTTAACGAAGCATTCTCCATTGTGAAGCGAGTTCCTTTGATTCGGCCACAGTTGCCAGCGGCTGGAGTTACACCGTGGCCTGTCATGAGTTTGAGATAG
- the LOC104245452 gene encoding 5'-methylthioadenosine/S-adenosylhomocysteine nucleosidase, with protein sequence MAPPPPPLGEKSSEVKESAAVDNRPISTIVFIIAMQTEALPLVNKFQLTEDLDSVFPKGVPWVRFYGNYKGLAINIVCPGKDPALGVDGVGTVSASLVTYASIQALKPDLIINAGTAGAFGAKGASIGDVFLASEVAFHDRRIPIPVFDIYGVGSRKAFATPNLLKELNLKVGKLSTGDSLDMSPMDEASIVANDATVKDMEGAAVAYVADLLKVPVIFLKAVTDIVDGDKPTAEEFLQNLAAVTAALDQTATLVVDCISGKCLSEL encoded by the exons atggctcctcctcctcctcctctcgGCGAAAAGTCATCAGAAGTCAAGGAGTCCGCCGCCGTCGATAACCGCCCtatctccaccatcgtcttcatCATCG CTATGCAAACGGAGGCGTTACCTCTTGTAAACAAGTTTCAGCTCACCGAGGACCTCGATTCCGT GTTCCCAAAGGGAGTCCCTTGGGTGCGGTTCTATGGTAATTACAAGGGTCTCGCCATTAACATTGTTTGTCCTGGGAAAGACCCAGCATTGG GGGTCGATGGTGTGGGCACGGTTTCTGCATCTCTTGTGACATATGCTTCTATCCAAGCATTAAAGCCAGACCTCATCATAAATGCTGGCACAGCAGGTGCATTTGGG GCCAAAGGTGCTTCAATAGGAGATGTGTTTCTTGCATCAGAAGTTGCTTTCCATGACAGAAGAATACCAATTCCA GTATTTGATATATATGGAGTTGGATCGCGGAAGGCTTTTGCTACACCCAATCTTCTGAAGGAGCTTAACCTAAAG GTTGGCAAACTGTCCACTGGTGACTCTCTAGATATGTCTCCAATGGATGAAGCATCTATTGTTGCAAATGATGCAACAGTTAAAGACATGGAG GGAGCAGCCGTAGCTTATGTGGCAGATCTGTTGAAAGTTCCTGTCATTTTTCTGAAAGCTGTAACCGACATTGTGGATGGTGATAAACCAACAGCGGAGGAGTTTCTGCAAAATCTGGCAGCAGTAACAGCTGCTCTTGATCAAACTGCCACCCTAGTTGTTGATTGCATCAGTGGGAAATGCTTGTCCGAACTGTGA